The Zootoca vivipara chromosome 4, rZooViv1.1, whole genome shotgun sequence genome has a segment encoding these proteins:
- the ILDR1 gene encoding immunoglobulin-like domain-containing receptor 1 — protein sequence MAWSWRWQHLGLFLGLSCLPTGCFSLLVTVPVAERYTTLFASVTLRCDYSTSAQLQDVLVTWRYKSFCKDPILDYYSVAYQAGLALGQDPSNDCNDNQREIRIVAQRRGQNEPVLGVDYRQRRITIQNRADLLINEVMWWDHGVYYCNVEAPGDTSGDSDIEVKLIVLNWLTVVLIVLGGLLLLMLIGVCWCQCCPQHCCCHVRCACCPTRCCCNEKVLERHQFMKQAQQLFPWMTHHSQSSSYQLNPLLQRDVSLQSSQPRMPPLTQFPSNKILEQLESEVRNLGVSQPVIPPHRVESSRHPSILSSLGSEIVERRVIQLPPIIERIPSSRRTSGSSRPRRSTYASRPRSQASDDERERRRRRLSLDEEDDSYSSYDQELRSRPRDRRVERQRAGSHYDRSRSSRPDLSPILHGRNSSDSYPEEDRREHSARHPSDRRYSGQRAYRPLSQRSRDSDRQGRRRRHRSCSPPSRRESWSSSDEYERFQGNSRRHRRQRHSPDWPEKPPSYRSVEIVPAKGDKARSLAEQQSEKGSSRSGRSVVI from the exons ATGGCCTGGAGCTGGCGATGGCAACACCTAGGGCTCTTTCTCGGCCTCAGCTGCCTCCCGACAG GTTGCTTCTCCCTCCTGGTGACTGTGCCAGTTGCTGAGCGATATACAACTTTATTTGCCTCTGTGACCCTCAGGTGTGACTACAGTACCTCTGCCCAACTGCAGGATGTGCTAGTTACCTGGCGCTATAAGTCCTTTTGCAAGGATCCCATCCTTGACTACTACAGTGTTG CCTATCAAGCAGGCCTAGCTCTTGGCCAGGACCCTTCCAACGACTGCAATGACAATCAGCGGGAAATACGCATTGTTGCTCAGAGAAGAGGGCAAAATGAACCTGTGCTTGGTGTTGATTACAGACAGCGGAGGATAACCATTCAGAACA GAGCAGATCTCCTGATCAATGAAGTGATGTGGTGGGACCATGGAGTCTACTACTGTAATGTTGAAGCTCCAGGAGATACAAGCGGTGACTCAGACATAGAGGTCAAGCTCATTGTTCTCA ATTGGCTGACTGTCGTCCTTATTGTCCTtggcggcctcctcctcctcatgctgataggggtgtgCTGGTGCCAGTGCTGCCCTCAGCATTGCTGCTGCCATGTGCGCTGTGCCTGCTGCCCAACTCGCTGCTGCTGCAATGAAAAAG TGCTGGAACGACATCAGTTTATGAaacaggctcaacaacttttcccATGGATGACACACCACTCCCAGTCATCTTCATATCAACTAAACCCGTTGTTACAGAGAG ATGTGTCTCTGCAGAGCAGTCAGCCACGGATGCCTCCACTTACCCAGTTTCCCTCCAACAAGATCTTGGAGCAGCTTGAGTCTGAGGTTAGGAACCTCGGCGTTTCCCAGCCCGTGATACCTCCGCACCGCGTTGAGAGCAGTCGTCACCCTAGCATCCTCtcctctctgggctcagagatcGTGGAACGCAGAGTGATCCAGCTGCCTCCCATCATTGAGCGTATCCCATCCTCCCGCAGAACTAGTGGTTCGTCACGACCACGGCGGTCGACATACGCCTCGCGACCCCGGAGCCAGGCAAGTGACGacgagagggagaggaggaggaggcgcttgTCTTTGGATGAAGAAGATGATTCCTACTCCAGTTACGACCAGGAACTCCGGAGCAGACCTAGAGACCGCAGAGTCGAGAGGCAGAGGGCTGGCAGCCATTATGACAGGTCTCGGAGTTCTAGGCCAGACTTATCTCCCATTTTGCATGGTAGGAACAGTTCCGACTCGTATCCTGAGGAGGATAGAAGGGAGCATTCTGCACGGCATCCCTCTGACAGAAGGTATTCAGGGCAGCGGGCTTATCGACCTCTCAGTCAGAGGAGCAGGGACTCCGATCGccagggccgccgccgccgccatcgcaGCTGTTCTCCACCATCCCGCCGGGAGTCTTGGAGTTCATCTGATGAGTACGAGCGCTTCCAAGGGAACAGCAGGCGGCATCGCCGCCAGCGCCACTCTCCAGACTGGCCAGAGAAACCCCCTAGTTACCGCTCGGTAGAAATCGTCCCAGCCAAAGGCGACAAAGCCAGAAGCCTTGCGGAGCAGCAATCG gAGAAAGGCAGTTCTCGCAGTGGAAGAAGTGTTGTCATTTAG
- the LOC118085513 gene encoding apovitellenin-1-like yields the protein MLQYKAWAVTLILLLANTLTEVDTKAISKRHVQYDLMIIPDAIAFYAFDAVNKVSPKTAEFLYGAFQNPIILETRNFLIKTTTEINRAFQQLVENIHGLWTKEEAEPAQH from the exons ATGCTTCAATATAAAGCTTGGGCTGTCACTCTAATCCTTCTCCTTGCAAATACCCTTACTG aaGTTGACACTAAAGCCATCTCAAAGAGGCATGTCCAATATGATTTGATGATCATACCTGACGCAATTGCATTTTATGCGTTCGATGCTGTGAACAAAGTATCTCCTAAAACTGCTGAGTTCTTGTATGGTGCTTTCCAGAATCCAATCATCCTTGAGACGAG GAACTTCTTGATAAAGACAACAACTGAAATCAATCGAGCATTTCAACAACTGGTAGAAAATATACATGGTTTATGGACAAAGGAAGAAGCAGAACCAGCACAGCACTAG